aaaaaacccacatctTTGTCGGTTGATTCTTTGTTGATCTATTTTGAAGGCTAGGAAAAATGGATTACCTTCCTAGCTTTAAACTCTCATGGAAAATTTACATACCATTTGTAAATTCCTATTATTTAGTATTTAGAAAATTTGTCTATAACTCTCCAATAGCCGAACTTTCCTTCCTTAATTAAAATCCTAGATCTAAAAAATTCATAGTCGCCGGCCTCAAGCTCTGGATTGGGGCTGATGACAACCTCTCTCCCCATTTTCTTagccttgttcttttgtcttcaTATGAATTGTTGCAAATCTATTACTCAATTAATATTTCTCGTCCATAAGTGTCTTCCTAGTGAGGTTATTTGTAGGTCTTTCCTGATGAgtattttgatgatgatgagcACAAAATTCATGGGATATACACTAGTTGATTCCTTGTCAGTTTCTCTTGAGAGTTGGCATTGATCGTTGTCAAAAATTGTCCTCGTGTTCgttatattgaatttttttccGTAGAATCTTTCAAGTTCTAAACTGCAAAGTGTTTAAGTTTTTCATTAGGAATTGAGTTTCTTTGGCTTTGGAGTGCCATCTCAATCTATTGAGTTTTGGTGTGGATGATTTTAATATTTGGATGCATTCATTTGCTTAGTTTAAGATATGTCTCATCCACTAATACAGTAACAACTAACCGAATTACGTTGGCTATTCATATTTTGTTTACGTCTCTTTTAATTGGGGATCTCTTGAATTTATTCCAAATTAACCTCTTTAATATTTGCCATCAGTTCTTAATATTCAAACATTATAATACAACTGCAATTGGTTCGCCTCAAAATCAGAATTATAACATAATGAGAATGGCATATCTTCGtccaaaatataaattttttccatcaggaaagagagagaaagagagggtccATGTTGTCATATGGAGGGTCAACATGCAAGAGCAAACCCAATGGGCTTGGCTCCCACCATGTCCTTGCACACATACACACCGCAAAACACCCGTGGTATGTCCTTTCCTCCCCCCTCCACATGACCtagcactctctctctctctccctctccataaATACCCCGGTCACCCTTCACTCACTTCACCACCAACAGCTCTCGACTACTCCACTCTCTTATCCTTCCTTTTCCCCATTTCCTTTACCCAAAACAAACACCacaaaccaaaaacacaaaacaaagaaaaaggaaatgggCTTCAGAAAACCGAACAAACTGGCTCAAACCGCAGTGCTCAAGCAAATCCTGAAAAGATGCTCAAGCTTGGGAAAGAAACATGGCTACGACGAAGATGGTCTTCCCATCGATGTCCCAAAAGGCCATTTCCCAGTTTACGTTGGCAAGAACAGAACAAGGTACATTGTTCCCATCTCGTTTTTGACACATCCTCAgttccaatgcctcctccaccAAGCCGAAGAGGAATTCGGTTTCGATCACGACATGGGCCTCACAATCCCTTGCGAAGAAGTCGTTTTTCGATCCCTATCGTCGATGCTCATGAGATGATATCACTGCATATTTTTAAGGTCAAGAGATTTGTGTATGGGATTTTCTTGGAGAAGAGATGACCAAGATGAAGCTTAGCTATAGATAGCTACAGCTTCTCTTTTTTTTAAcatctttttcttcatttttcatcAATCTTGACCTTAATTTGTTGGGgttttttttatactttttttcttttgggggtTGTGAATGGAGGTTTGTTTTCAACCCTTTTGAGATGTTTGATTATTGACCCTAACTTGAAACCCATTAACATAAAATGGGTTTGGTTACATTGTTAAGTTTGAGATCCATTTTACTCACAGAGGTAGATTGTTATGTTCCCTGTGAGACAATTACTACTGTTTTTAAGGAATTAAGGACAGCTTAATTGACTGTTTGCCTTATAAATtaagcttctctctctctctctcagaggtAGATTGTTATGTTCCCTGTGAGACAATTACTACTGTTTTTAAGGAATTAAGAACAGCTTAATTGACTGTTTGCCTTATAAATtaagcctctctctctctctctctctctctctctctctagacacccacacacacacacacacatatagaaAACATTGAGATCTGTGCATGGCTTGAAGCTGCAGGTAGCTTAGCTACGTTTAAATACAAAACATTGAGTCAAATCACATAGAGGAGCATCATTAGGTAAAAGAAAGTAGTACCCAAAAACATGGAAAGGGTTCCTCTCCGATTCATTCcatcaaattcatcaaatcaATTAATTCGgatctttaaaatttaattaaactgttaaagttattataatttttaaaaagacTCTATATTTTTagtcattaaattaaatttcaaatatTCGAATTAATTGTTAAGATGAATTTAATAGAAGGGATCAGAAGAAGATCGATTTCCCAAAATCATGTTAAAACTGAGTAACTTGTCAGAGAATGTGGGGTACATTGGTTTAGTACGGATCAACGATCAGGTTCTTCACATGAATCATTATTTGTAGTTGTAACGTACTACTAGTAAGTAAAGTGGGTACgtgctatatatatttatataggtCTACATCTGTAAATAAGCTTATTTGAAAGTTtccttaattaaaaaataatatatattcaaAAGTCATAACAGCATCTTCAAGAATGTCATCTAGAATAAAACTCCCTCTCAAATAATCCTAGTTGCAACTTGCAACTTCAAGAAAATGAGCAGATTTATATAAGATGAGTTATAATAAAGAAAGTGTCCTCTTACATATTTTATCTGAAAGTATTGTTTATTTGAAAGTATCAAGTGTTACGGTCTAtgtgatatttctttttatttgtatgtAAGAGTTTTTGAGTTCGTCTCTTAAATTTTaagttcaataccaaattatATGGCTAATTCATTTATGTGGCGTAACCCAAATCTCCCACCTCTTAgggtaaatttattatattttttataacgATATATTTACACCAAGTGGTGGAGTGAATAAATTGGTATAGAACTTGTCATTCACGACATTCAAACCTATGTTGTGTCATATACAAGTCAAGATAAATACTACTAAACTATAATACTATGTGacaaatatattattattaaaaaattatataagccCAAAAGATAAAAGTTAAGTAACAACACTAATAATATTTTAAGAGTGGCAGATCGTGTTTTACCCCAGTGGCAGAAAGTAACCATACCTATATATGCACCTAGTGCAGGTTCAAATTTTCACCAATTTTTCTTCTCCTAACAACTAATTATCTAACCTTCTAACGCTATCGCTCTACTAAAAAATAAGTTGTGAGAAAGTTTGAAGGGTGGGCTGAAGGGATATAGTTTTAAAGGGTAGGTTATAGATCTTATTCAATTAGTTAATACAAGACATAACGTGAGTCATTTTGCATCTTAGAAAGTGTTTGAGTGTTCGCATATTGTAGAGAGTTCGATAAACTTTGTCATTTAGAGTGCCACTAGTCATAAATATATGGTCATAGTATTATTAGAAACGAGTCTTGGTAAATAATGAGAGGAGATAGAGATGGGAGGGGGGGAAGAAGGAGATAGAGAACGCTAAAGTAAGGGTTGGCCGGAGGCGAATAGGTGGTGCGGCGAGATGGGTTTGGGTGGATGCGGTGGCTGTTGGGTATTTTGgattttgtgaatatttagtttctttttcaattcttttaaaaattaataaagagcAATTTAACTAAAGTCAAGTCAGAAGACACTTGGTAGGCTTAGAGATGTGTGACGAGTATACACCACAATTAATGTGGGTGAGCAATTTCCATTGACCAAATTCAAGTTTATGTAACTCGTACTTCATGTGCATTTGATATTGTCTTTACCTAGGTAAAGTATACTTAATTACACTAATCACTTCTTTTAATGATTAAATAACAATTATGAAGTGTTGTTATGACATGCTTGTGAGCACCCTATAACACCTTTCATGAGGGCAATAGTCGGTAAATTGAATACACCTTTTTTACTAATGCCAAAGAACCTTTATGTGATCATCACAACCATAGTGTTGTATGACTACATATATGTGTACGGGTTCCTTTGAATATGTGAGCATGCCGATTGTGGAATACAGCAGCTATAACAATATGATGACCAGCATATCTggttttagtttcaattttcaattaatagtgtatatgtatattgtggatgcaaattccaGGATTAACGAAATAACACCTATAAAACAAGCAACATTGTTAATCTAATAGATGAACACTTGAGAAAAAAGGAGGGTGTCCGCCAAAGGGTTTATGATGCCTAAGTTAGAAATAGTTTGAGAGAAACTACAACAACGAGAGTTCTGAGTAGTAAGCGGCCAGATCTCCTTGTTCGACTTAGCTATTACCCCTTGCAAGTTGCTAACAGGTGAGGCCGTAGGCCATACTAGGCAGACCACTATGTTCTATATACCAATGTGGTGAAGATTACACTTCGCAAGTAGCTACGAAAAGTCCCTGGTGGAAGGCCTGGGGACATCCAAGAGACTCTGAAGTGTCGACACCTGCCTTCTTAAGACGAGAAAGACACGGTGGCAGGAGTTAGATATCATGTGCCTAAAGAACTCCTTTATGTGAATGTGCCCAAAGGCCTATAAGCTATACATCAGGCAGATGCTTAGCCCCTCAAGATCTGGTTGTCTGCTCAAAACGTAAAGAATAAATCTATGATATTGAGCTAAAAGTCCAAGTGCAGTTCTCCTATTTgattttcttaatttatttcTCGACATAAATaactagggctgggttcggtttgaaacggttcggttttttgccaaaaccgaaaccgaaccgaaatttcggttcggttcggttcggttcaattttttttcggtttttttcggttcggttttttttcggttcggtttttttcggttcggtttcggtccGGTTcggttattttttattttttattttttttataaaatgtaaaCTTTCATTAAACTTACATACATATCAAAAGCCCACAactaaacacaaacaaaaaaatgggCCAGCACAACAACCCAACCCAAGGGTTAAGcccgaaaaagaaagaaaaaaactgaaagCCTAGCTGCCTAGCTGCTTAGTTCCCTTGCTGCCTTCGAAGCAAGCTCCGGCGACCATGAACCAGCAATCCAACAAACACCAGAGGTGAAGACCATGAATCGCGATATCCAATCACGATTTCCTGCCTTTGACGACCCCTGAGCACAAACAAACATAATTTTCCTTCAGCTTATGAATTAACAATCACAAATTTTGCACCTTTATGACAATAAAAACATTATTTCCAGTGTTCAAACAGACTGAAACATATAATAGAACCAACCAACTTCACCCCCACCTACCCTTTTAGAACTTAAACAAAAGGCCAAGGACATTTGTATGTATAACTGTGTCATATAGAAATTCATCCACTGATCAACAAGACGAGGAGTCAAACTTACTGAAGTCCTCTGCTAATTTAGACCACCATTTGCCTCAATGTATATATAACCATTTGACTCAGCCAAACCTACAACGCCGGAACAAAACCAAAGTCATTCAAATCCTTGAACAAGCGAGTTtcgaaaaaataaatttagatTGTATCTTTTTAATACAAAACCAGGAAAGCAAATGAAATACCTCAGCCCTAGTGTCGGTATCTGCAAGCCGTTGCTTTATGTCTCTTGCTATCGAAAAGAAAACTTGCTCCACATTAAGATTCGTCTTTGCACTCTGCGTTACACAATATCTTCAGTAAACGGAAACACTTATTATTCAACTAGTTTCCGGTAGAGTTGGGGGCTGCGGTAGACGGAGCTGGGGGCGAGACGACGTGAGATGACGGGAACGACCTCGAAAGAGACACGTAGCAGAGATCGAATCAGTAATCCAAATAACAATTGAAACAAATATCCAAATACACAAatccaaaaaccaaatgcaAAAAAGGGATTATAATTGTCAGATCCaaacaaaaatcaataaatcaTCGAAATCAAAagctaaaaaataaaaggaaaaacaagGTTCAGtgaagggagagaagatgaaaTTACCCTGCTTGTGACCGGTGCCTTTCTCGACGAGTCGACGGTATGGCACTGAGCGCACTTGGTCTTGAAGATTTTCTCACAGAGAGTGATTGAAGTTGAAGACCGAGAGAGAGGGTTACTGGGTTAAAGGGTGTTGCGGCGGCTGTGGCTGCCTAGGGTTAAAGAATTTAAcacgagagagagaagagaagaatgaaaaaaaataaaaggtgtgGCTGCTGTGGCTGGCTAGGGTTAAAAGGGTTTTGtagatttctcaaaaaaaatttaaaaaattctcTAAAATACTAAAGGCATGAGGGTTCGAACCCATGCCTTGCAGTTTGAAAAGCTTCACAGAAACCAACTTGGCAACgagttatgttttgttatgattgtatgactaaaatatttataatattgaaaataaataaataaatatttatatcggttcggttcggtttgacagtttcggttcggttttttttttggttcggttttttcggcctcggtccggtttggttttcggtttttttcggttttcggttttttgaacccacccctataaATAACAACAGGAGTACTTGTTGAAACATGTCATTCAAATTTCACtcaattacatttttttttctttttcttttctagagATACTCATTAGAAATGGAAGTCTAGCTTTAAATTCatgatataaatgattatggaaGTTATATATACGCCAGCTCAAGGATCACATTGACCCAATGATTCATATATATGCTATTTCAAGTCTGCAAACTGTGGACGAAGAAGAGACGTATCATACATGAATTACGTGACAACGAAATATCACTTTTATCTTATCCTTTATTTATGGCATATGGTCTTAAGACCATacatatcttttttctttttttttctttttcttttttttgggaaaaacacCATGTCAAAACACGGTGAATCATTTATTGCAACAACACAAACTTACAACCAAGGCCCAAAACAGATACACAAAGCAAAACACGGCCAaccaaacacaccaaaacaagcCCAACCCAAAGTTTGAaccaaagaaaatagaaaactagAAACACCGCTGCAACCATTGCCGCAACCAACACTGCCACAACAGTGCTTGTCGATCCGCCCAAAGCCCATCTCCCAACCAAGCCGTACCTCAGCAAACCCATCAACCAATTCCAATCTTCAGTCCAAACGCAGCCACAGATCACCAAGAACTTGCAGCAAAGATAAAGAAGCGAGTGGAAATCCATGAGCAACACTACCAACCAAGGTAGACAGCAAAGAGAATATGGGGGTGTTT
This genomic interval from Malus domestica chromosome 05, GDT2T_hap1 contains the following:
- the LOC139196380 gene encoding protein SMALL AUXIN UP-REGULATED RNA 12-like, producing the protein MGFRKPNKLAQTAVLKQILKRCSSLGKKHGYDEDGLPIDVPKGHFPVYVGKNRTRYIVPISFLTHPQFQCLLHQAEEEFGFDHDMGLTIPCEEVVFRSLSSMLMR